The following proteins are co-located in the Scomber scombrus chromosome 2, fScoSco1.1, whole genome shotgun sequence genome:
- the polq gene encoding DNA polymerase theta yields the protein MSGSAPPPLKKKSYMGQHQIKKKISLQAPDDPPERDSLLRKSHYLSDKTNTSENISRDRLMGGGTVFPLGESTLALDEEMLQVLDAADSVKPAADRARPATVNRHAQEQPPVADSKRENDFVLQERVCGRNGDYKKPGWSTDCEDLAQRLLFSEDAEESEHAQRDPKNGQSVPASACISGSTCRQNNTSRKNSSARSEDKNGQNVNADVPVDVSRDYILFSPTRLAAAMKKAKLQNQSTSVLTVPSGLDLSTLSDTVPQPGIALCAPAEHAEKLLLSSWGLPKPILERYQKHRVTHMFEWQAQCLTVGQVLQGGNLVYSAPTSAGKTLVSELLMLKRILETKRKALFILPFVSVAKEKMHYLQNVFEEAGVRVEGYMGSTSAAGGFATLDVAVCTIEKANSLINRLIEEDSMGLLGMVVVDELHMVGDSGRGYLLELLLTKIRYIAQKQNTSGSLSEGVQIIGMSATLPNLSLLASWLGAQLYQTDYRPVPLHEHLKVGYSIYDRSLSVVRQFTPALYVKGDDDNIVSLCYETVREGHSVLLFCPSKNWCEKLADSIAREFYNLRHADRQGEAEPQPVCLDQEGLVDVIAQLRRTPAGLDPILQRTVPWGVAFHHAGLTFDERDVLEGAFRQGMVRVLAATSTLSSGVNLPARRVIIRTPMFNGHLLDPLTYKQMAGRAGRKGVDTTGESVLVCKEAERQKGISLLQGALQPISSCLVRREGEGVTTSMLRAILEIIVGGVASTPQDVKLYASCSLLAATMKCNDKEKANEETSRGAIETSVEWLMENEFISIQKQGQEEQYCPTQLGAATLSSSLSPPEALGIFADLQRAMKGFVLENDLHILYLITPLYAEWTTIDWYQFFCQWEQLSSSMKRVAELVGVQEGYLARSVNGKPAAKTEKQRRQMAIHKRFFTTLVLQDLVNEVPLGTVASKYNCNRGQLQSLQQSASTYAGMVTVFCKRLGWHNMELLLSQYQTRLSFGIQRELVDLVRVSLLNATRARALYAQGLCTVAELARATVADVEKALRNAVPFKSSKRAVDESEVEAAERRNLRCVWVTGGRALTEKEAAVEIVTEARLLLQEDLAQLGIQWDPTTLVSQQHTGASVVTSADDHSSSNSDNSYISSQEAQTVSTTNHQEVDGFKTSNRRDIGRRREESKEESKREKTKSRKEGEARREYRSKPEAVGVKKKLEERSVPDRAQLGNEVLVERVTEANQQQRNTKSSLANETEKQDEKRDKEKSEELEQRGQEYRKAVQKEGGASKVSVRPEDQQASWPVRPERSLTQELAEIVSSPLLQHKPPPQPCPSPMAPPRFRALISRVKELQQSVSTKTSKVDNTTGDSPVQPGRLKHSRALSKVLHSIQTDKSLQDNVETVQTSHSHNTCTFPALGPAQQTPCTVSAPRNEDMSDSPQPVSPASAPLISPEAKRRRIEGGEIDTFSSPELYAGDEEVQGEMKKGEESFGESFELDTQTERIIFQQVDQPRDGNERSMNELVETEKIKEEEVVEAAAVQEGDADERRNRLEAPDDACPRFSISLTDSQMELILNTSHQIPSDPDGGDNMDEDKDEVGDDGEVPVANQAVSESSNRSSSFLFDSLYDSSLLAALSPHQIDQSDEEECGQEVRVERPCSSTQERRHSELLANQEAEKQEAIQWGESFFNLSEWGDSLLVGEHFLERQSVLRHTERTEKEQEASHHEAEQPNTDQLSNSQSELGQIQLKPTTTTPKASTTIQNEYDMGKASNNPAPTHRSEEGRNEKYLENKRKEEKEKEEKMNTLLSDNAVLKHPNFQNAPESTLCCSPGLQEIFDLWPSMSDQPWQNTTTGLTGKHTQTAAAAEVTKILQSSIQVRRKRGNLNVQVAAAESGSQKPSRHDSENVTERPGFAGDLIPPTQETPPVTPRIKLTTSSVQSPLIAQPLNQSTPSTLLPGKPAAPKTVCSKTRPGYTNKQSRAIDHKHQLGHKPKTLPESEQHTKVNPTTVSHPTLKSKPLPLSDQNLSPPQDWPSPPPPQPKTLSDTESPVTDEGFTLQLSQDASLCSSNSGNFSIIDVASDRGLFHTFINEWKTKDRYSLALACEKKEHRQQPEEEIGGKHKRVSAAHQKLHTADGFPVRDSEGLVLIGLAVCWGARDAYYISLQQEQSKGLSSSLAPPPLDGNLPLSERLGQVKACLSRLSAGHGGGVVVTYDIIQVYKTLVLSCGVSLEGNYEDPKVACWLMDPGSEERTIPNMVTVYCPEELPLLDGLGNAHAHCPRVRAATKSVLIYAVMNHLTGLLEKDGMLESFRNIEMPSQVCLALLELNGVGFSVKECERQKHVMQAKITALESQAYNLAGHGFSLTSIDDIAQILFLELHLPPNGDMGGSKSKKTLGYTRRGGGRVRLGKQFSTTKDVLEKLLPLHPLPGVILEWRRITNALTKVVFPLQREKQYHPALDMDRIYPIAQTHTATGRVSFTEPNIQNVPKDFEIHMPTVVGESPPSQDGGHMTTKAGKKRHSMVSSVPAGGAEQGPAFSVSMRHAFVPFSGGMILAADYSQLELRVLAHLSKDQRLLQVLNGGADVFRCIAAEWKSVDPETVNDSLRQQAKQICYGIIYGMGAKSLGEQMGVEENDAACYIESFKARYKGINHFLKETVKGCIKNGYVRTLMGRRRYLPGITNTNTHIKAHAERQAVNSAVQGSAADVVKLATVNIQKRLRKTYPAAPQSHQHTRPASHHRRAGSSHLRGAYFVLQLHDELIYETAEEDLLQVAQIVKREMESAVKLYVKLKAKVKVGPSWGNMQDLDI from the exons ATGAGTGGGTCGGCTCCACCTCcgctgaaaaagaaaagctacaTGGGCCAACACCAGATCAAGAAGAAAATTAG CCTCCAAGCTCCCGATGATCCACCAGAGAGGGACAGCCTGCTGAGGAAGAGCCACTAtctgtcagacaaaacaaacacatcagagaACATCAGCAGAGACAGACTCATG GGTGGAGGGACAGTGTTTCCACTTGGGGAATCCACATTAGCTCTTGATGAAGAGATGCTACAGGTGCTGGATGCTGCAGATTCTGTGAAGCCTGCAGCTGACAGAGCTCGTCCAGCAACTGTAAACAGACACGCACAGGAACAACCACCAGTTGCAGACAGTAAGAGGGAAAATGACTTTGTGCTACAGGAGAGAGTCTGTGGGCGAAATGGTGACTATAAGAAACCAGGATGGAGCACTGACTGTGAAGACCTCGCTCAGCGGCTTCTCTTCAGTGAGGACGCGGAGGAATCAGAACATGCGCAGAGGGATCCAAAGAACGGCCAGTCAGTGCCAGCTTCTGCCTGCATCAGTGGCTCCACCTG TAGGCAGAATAATACATCCAGAAAAAATAGCTCTGCTCGTAGTGAAGACAAAAATGGGCAAAATGTGAATGCTGATGTACCTGTGGATGTATCCAGAGACTATATCTTATTCAGTCCTACACGCCTGGCAGCTGCCATGAAGAAAGCTAAACTCCAGAATCAGTCCACCTCTGTGCTCACAGTGCCCAGTGGCTTAGACCTCAGTACTCTCAGTGACACGGTACCTCAGCCAG GCATTGCCTTGTGTGCTCCTGCAGAGCATGCTGAAAAGCTGTTGTTATCCAGTTGGGGTTTACCAAAACCTATTTTGGAGCGCTACCAGAAGCACAGAGTGACTCACATGTTTGAATGGCAGGCTCAATGCCTCACTGTTGGACAGGTGCTGCAGGGAGGAAACCTGGTATACTCTG CACCTACTAGTGCTGGAAAAACTCTGGTGTCAGAGCTGCTGATGTTGAAGCGTATATTGGAGACCAAAAGAAAAGCTCTCTTTATTCTGCCTTTTGTCTCTGTGGCCAAAGAGAAGATGCACTACCTGCAG AATGTATTTGAAGAGGCAGGAGTCCGTGTGGAGGGATACATGGGCAGCACCTCGGCTGCTGGAGGTTTCGCGACGCTGGATGTGGCTGTTTGCACCATAGAAAAAGCCAACTCTCTCATTAACAGACTAATAGAGGAGGACAGTATGGGTCTACTAG GTATGGTTGTGGTGGATGAGCTGCATATGGTTGGAGATTCTGGAAGAGGATACCTGCTAGAACTGCTCTTAACCAAAATCCGCTACATCGCACAGAAGCAGAACACCTCTGG GTCCCTTTCTGAGGGTGTGCAGATAATAGGTATGAGTGCCACATTGCCTAACCTGTCCCTCCTGGCCAGCTGGTTAGGTGCACAGCTTTACCAGACAGATTACAGACCGGTGCCTTTGCATGAGCATCTCAAGGTTGGATACAGCATATACGACAGGAGCCTCTCAGTGGTTCGTCAGTTCACTCCTGCTCTTTACGTTAAG GGTGATGATGACAACATAGTGAGCTTGTGTTATGAGACGGTGAGGGAGGGCCACTCTGTGTTGCTTTTCTGCCCCTCGAAGAACTGGTGTGAGAAACTTGCAGACAGCATCGCCAGAGAATTTTACAACCTCAGacatgcag ATCGCCAGGGAGAAGCAGAGCCCCAGCCAGTGTGTCTGGATCAGGAGGGACTAGTGGATGTCATAGCACAGTTGAGACGAACTCCGGCTGGTTTAGACCCCATCCTCCAGCGCACTGTGCCATGGGGGGTGGCCTTCCACCACGCTG GTTTGACATTTGATGAGCGCGATGTGTTGGAGGGAGCTTTTCGTCAAGGCATGGTGAGGGTCCTGGCTGCCACCTCTACTCTCTCTTCAGGCGTTAATCTCCCAGCCCGCAGGGTCATCATTCGAACCCCAATGTTCAATGGCCACTTGTTGGATCCGCTCACGTACAAACAGATGGCTGGAAGAGCAGGGAGAAAAGGAGTGGACACTACAG GTGAAAGTGTGTTGGTGTGTAAGGAGGCAGAGCGTCAGAAAGGTATCAGCCTCCTTCAAGGTGCCCTTCAACCAATCAGCAGCTGCCTGgtgagaagggagggagaaggtgTCACTACCAGCATGCTGCGAGCCATACTGGAG ATCATCGTCGGAGGTGTTGCCAGCACTCCACAGGATGTGAAGTTGTATGCTTCATGTTCACTACTGGCTGCCACCATGAAATGCAATGACAAAGAAAAGGCAAACGAAGAGACCAGCAGGGGGGCTATTGAGACCTCTGTTGAATGGTTGATGGAGAATGAATTTATCAGTATCCAAAAGCAAGGACAAG AGGAGCAGTACTGTCCCACTCAACTTGGTGCTGCTACCCTGTCTTCCTCCCTGTCCCCTCCTGAGGCTCTGGGAATATTTGCAGATCTCCAGCGGGCTATGAAGGGCTTTGTACTGGAAAATGACTTACACATTCTGTATTTG ATCACACCCCTGTACGCAGAATGGACTACCATCGATTGGTATCAGTTCTTCTGTCAGTGGGAGCAGCTCTCATCATCAATGAAGAGAGTGGCAGAGTTGGTTGGCGTTCAGGAGGGTTATCTTGCTCGGTCTGTCAACGGCAAACCTGCCGCTAAGACAGAGAAGCAGCGTAGACAAATGGCTATTCATAAACG GTTCTTCACTACTCTTGTGCTACAGGACCTGGTGAATGAGGTACCTTTGGGAACAGTAGCATCCAAGTACAACTGCAATCGTGGGCAGTTACAGTCTCTCCAGCAATCTGCTTCTACATATGCAG GTATGGTCACAGTGTTCTGCAAGCGTTTGGGTTGGCACAACATGGAGCTGCTGTTGTCTCAGTACCAGACCAGACTGAGCTTCGGAATCCAGAGGGAGCTGGTAGATCTGGTCAGGGTTTCCCTCCTGAATGCAACACGAGCCAGAGCACTCTACGCACAAGGTCTCTGCACTGTTGCTGAATTAGCCAGGGCTACAGTAGCTGATGTAGAGAAAGCCTTAAGGAATGCTGTCCCATTTAAGAG CTCTAAGCGTGCAGTGGATGAGAGTGAGGTGGAAGCAGCTGAGCGGCGGAACCTCCGCTGTGTCTGGGTCACTGGTGGACGAGCTCTGACAGAAAAGGAAGCAGCCGTTGAGATCGTGACTGAGGCACGGCTCCTCCTTCAGGAAGACCTGGCACAGCTAGGTATTCAGTGGGACCCAACAACACTTGTGTCCCAACAACACACCGGGGCTTCTGTGGTCACCAGCGCTGATGACCATTCCAGCAGTAACTCAGACAACTCATATATCAGCTCACAAGAAGCACAGACAGTTAGCACTACAAACCACCAAGAGGTAGACGGGTTTAAGACAAGCAACAGGAGAGATATTGGCAGGCGTAGAGAAGAGAGTAAGGAAGAAtctaaaagagagaaaacaaaaagcagaaaagagggagaagcAAGGAGAGAGTACAGGAGCAAACCTGAAGCAGTGGGGGTAAAGAAAAAATTGGAAGAGAGGAGCGTACCAGACAGAGCACAATTAGGTAATGAAGTTTTAGTAGAAAGAGTGACAGAAGCAAatcaacaacaaagaaatacaaaatcatCTCTGgcaaatgaaacagaaaagcaagatgaaaaaagagacaaagaaaagagtGAGGAATTAGAACAAAGAGGCCAAGAGTACAGAAAAGCAGTGCAGAAAGAAGGGGGTGCAAGTAAAGTCTCAGTCAGACCAGAGGATCAGCAAGCAAGTTGGCCCGTACGTCCTGAAAGAAGCCTGACACAAGAATTAGCAGAGATTGTATCTAGCCCCCTGCTTCAACACAAGCCACCTCCTCAGCCTTGTCCTTCCCCCATGGCTCCTCCTCGGTTTAGAGCCCTGATTTCCAGGGTAAAAGAACTACAACAAAGTGTCTCCACAAAGACATCAAAAGTAGACAACACCACGGGTGACTCACCTGTGCAACCAGGTAGACTGAAACATTCAAGAGCCCTAAGCAAAGTCCTCCATTCTATACAAACTGACAAAAGCCTACAAGATAATGTAGAGACTGTGCAGACATCACACTCACATAACACGTGCACATTTCCTGCTCTTGGCCCTGCACAACAAACTCCTTGCACTGTTTCTGCTCCAAGAAATGAAGACATGTCAGATTCTCCTCAGCCTGTCTCTCCTGCCTCAGCTCCCTTAATCTCACCTGAGGCCAAGCGAAGAAGGATAGAAGGCGGAGAGATAGATACGTTTTCATCTCCCGAGCTGTACGCAGGAGATGAGGAGGTTCagggagaaatgaaaaaggGAGAAGAGAGTTTTGGTGAGAGCTTTGAATTGGACACTCAGACAGAAAGGATCATTTTTCAACAGGTGGATCAACCCAGAGATGGGAATGAGAGAAGTATGAATGAGTTGGTAGAAACTGAAAAGATaaaagaggaggaagtggtAGAAGCAGCTGCAGTGCAAGAGGGAGACGCCGATGAGAGAAGAAACAGGTTGGAAGCTCCCGATGACGCTTGTCCCAGATTCAGTATTTCTCTCACAGATAGCCAGATGGAGCTCATCCTAAACACCAGCCACCAG ATTCCTTCTGATCCAGATGGTGGTGATAACATGGATGAAGATAAAGATGAAGttggtgatgatggtgaagtGCCCGTTGCCAATCAAGCCGTTTCTGAGAGTTCTAACAGAAGCAGTAGCTTCCTCTTCGACAGCCTGTACGACAGCTCTCTGCTGGCTGCTCTGAGTCCACATCAGATCGACCAATCAGACGAAGAGGAATGTGGCCAGGAGGTCAGAGTCGAACGTCCCTGTTCGTCAACCCAGGAGCGACGGCACAGCGAGCTCCTTGCCAACCAGGAGGCGGAAAAGCAGGAGGCAATCCAATGGGGCGAGTCCTTCTTCAACCTGTCTGAGTGGGGTGACTCACTGCTTGTGGGTGAACACTTTCTGGAGAGGCAGAGTGTGCTCAGACATACGGAGAGAACTGAAAAAGAGCAAGAAGCCAGCCATCATGAAGCTGAGCAACCCAACACAGACCAGCTGTCGAATTCACAATCTGAACTTGGTCAGATACAGTTAAAACCTACAACTACTACTCCTAAAGCATCTACCACAATTCAAAATGAGTATGACATGGGTAAAGCCAGTAATAATCCAGCCCCTACACACAGAAGCGAAGAGGGTAGAAATGAGAAATACTTAGAGaataaaagaaaggaagagaaggagaaggaagagaaaatgaataCTTTACTGTCagataatgcagttttaaaacatCCTAATTTCCAAAATGCACCTGAAAGTACTCTTTGTTGCAGCCCTGGCCTACAAGAGATCTTTGACCTCTGGCCTAGTATGTCTGACCAGCCCTGGCAAAACACTACAACAGGCctcacaggcaaacacactcagactgctgctgcagcagaagttacaaaaatactgcagtCCTCGATACAggtgaggagaaaaagaggaaatctGAATGTGCAGGTCGCTGCTGCTGAGAGTGGTTCTCAAAAACCCTCAAGACATGACAGTGAGAATGTAACAGAGAGACCAGGCTTTGCTGGTGACCTTATCCCCCCTACTCAGGAAACCCCACCTGTCACACCAAGAATAAAACTGACCACCTCGTCTGTCCAGTCGCCTCTCATTGCTCAGCCTCTCAACCAGTCGACTCCCTCCACCCTCCTGCCAGGGAAACCAGCAGCTCCTAAAACTGTGTGTTCTAAAACTCGCCCAGGATACACTAATAAGCAGTCCAGAGCTATTGACCACAAACACCAGCTGGGACACAAACCCAAGACACTACCTGAATCTGAGCAGCACACCAAAGTAAACCCCACTACTGTTTCACACCCAACTTTAAAATCCAAACCCCTGCCACTCTCCGACCAGAACCTCAGCCCTCCACAAGACTGGCCTTCTCCACCCCCCCCTCAGCCAAAGACCCTTTCTGATACAGAGTCACCTGTGACTGATGAAGGCTTCACTCTTCAGCTGTCCCAGGATGCATCACTCTGTTCCAGCAACTCTGGGAACTTCTCTATCATAGACGTGGCAAGTGACAGGGGCCTCTTCCACACTTTCATTAATGAGTGGAAAACAAAGGATCGGTACTCTCTGGCTTTGGCCTGTGAAAAGAAGGAGCACAGGCAGCAGCCTGAGGAGGAAATAGGAGGGAAACATAAGAGAG TGTCAGCTGCTCATCAGAAGCTTCACACAGCTGATGGTTTTCCAGTAAGAGATAGTGAGGGACTGGTGCTGATTGGGCTGGCTGTCTGCTGGGGAGCAAGAGATGCCTACTACATATCCCTGCAGCAAGAGCAGAGCAAag GTTTGAGCTCTAGTCTGGCCCCTCCTCCACTGGATGGAAATCTGCCATTGAGTGAGAGGCTGGGGCAGGTGAAGGCCTGTCTGAGCAGGCTGTCAGCTGGTCATGGAGGGGGTGTGGTTGTCACGTATGACATCATTCAGGTGTACAAGACTCTAGTGCTTAGCTGTGGCGTCAGCTTGGAGGGTAACTACGAGGACCCCAag GTGGCGTGCTGGCTGATGGACCCTGGCAGTGAGGAGAGGACTATACCCAACATGGTGACGGTCTACTGTCCTGAGGAATTACCTCTGTTAGATGGACTTGGGAATGCACACGCACACTGTCCCCGTGTCAGGGCAGCGACCAAGAGTGTGCTTATATATGCTGTCATGAACCATCTCACTGGCCTGCTTGAGAAAGACGGCATGCTCG AGTCTTTCAGGAACATTGAGATGCCCTCCCAGGTGTGTCTGGCTCTGCTGGAACTGAACGGCGTGGGCTTCAGTGTTAAAGAGTGTGAAAGGCAAAAACATGTGATGCAAGCCAAAATCACAGCGCTGGAATCTCAGGCTTACAATCTGGCTGGACACGGCTTCTCCCTGACTAGCATTGACGACATAGCACAG ATTTTGTTCTTAGAGCTCCACCTGCCTCCAAACGGAGACATGGGTGGATCGAAAAGTAAGAAGACTCTAGGCTACACCCGGAGAGGTGGCGGCAGAGTACGACTTGGAAAGCAGTTCAGCACCACAAAG GATGTTCTGGAGAAGCTTCTACCATTGCACCCGTTGCCGGGGGTGATTCTAGAGTGGAGGAGGATCACCAACGCTCTGACTAAAGTGGTGTTTCCCCTGCAAAGGGAGAAGCAATATCACCCTGCACTGGACATGGACAGAATATACCCCAtcgctcaaacacacacagccacag GTCGAGTGAGCTTCACTGAGCCCAACATACAGAATGTCCCCAAAGACTTTGAGATTCACATGCCCACAGTGGTGGGTGAGAGCCCACCTTCACAAGATGGAGGCCACATGACCACCAAAGCAGG aaagaaaagacactCCATGGTGTCTTCAGTTCCAGCTGGAGGTGCAGAACAAGGCCCGGCCTTCTCTGTCAGCATGAGACACGCCTTCGTACCTTTTTCAG GTGGAATGATATTAGCAGCTGATTATTCCCAGCTGGAGTTGAGAGTGTTGGCTCATCTCTCCAAAGATCAACGTCTGCTGCAG GTGCTGAATGGAGGAGCAGATGTGTTTCGCTGCATCGCTGCTGAGTGGAAGAGTGTTGACCCCGAGACTGTGAACGACAGCCTTAGACAACAGGCAAAACAG aTTTGCTATGGCATTATTTATGGAATGGGAGCCAAGTCTTTGGGGGAGCAGATGGGAGTGGAGGAAAATGATGCAGCCTGCTACATAGAGAGTTTCAAGGCCAGATACAAAG ggaTCAACCATTTTCTCAAAGAGACAGTGAAGGGCTGTATAAAGAATGGCTACGTTCGTACCCTGATGGGCCGTCGGAGATACCTACCTGGAATCActaacaccaacacacacatcaaagcaCAT GCAGAGCGCCAGGCAGTGAACTCGGCTGTACAGGGCTCAGCAGCAGACGTTGTTAAACTTGCCACTGTGAACATCCAGAAACGACTCCGGAAAACATACCCTGCAGCTCCACAGTCTCACCAGCACACACGCCCAG CCAGTCATCACCGCAGGGCTGGGTCGTCTCATCTGAGAGGAGCGTATTTTGTCCTGCAGCTGCATGATGAACTTATCTACGAAACTGCAGAGGAAGACCTCCTACAG GTTGCCCAGATTGTCAAGAGGGAGATGGAGTCAGCAGTGAAACTGTATGTGAAGCTAAAGGCTAAAGTCAAGGTGGGACCCAGCTGGGGTAACATGCAGGACCTCGATATATAA
- the uba6 gene encoding ubiquitin-like modifier-activating enzyme 6 isoform X2, with protein MDNQPHGLQTGQSVVFREVNGMKELNGTARQVSVLSPYSFAIGDTSQLQIYEHGGFFVLLKSPKTYRFETLERHLCDPQVLTPDFSKPEAPLQIHAAMLALDTFQEQHSRLPNTGCVQDAEVLLKLTDEVNATLRDKAPVNTELVCCLSRTARGTLPPLAAAVGGLASQEVLKAITGKFAPLQQLFYLDAIEVVRPLQSLPAEEFFPRGDRYDGLRACIGESMCEELHKLRVFMVGCGAIGCEMLKNFALLGVGLAKSSGEVCITDPDLIEKSNLNRQFLFRPHHIQKPKSTTAAEATLEINPDLQVDAHLNKVCPATEGIYSDTFYSRLNLVVTALDNVEARRYVDCRCVSNQRPLLDSGTMGTKGHTEIIVPNLTESYNSHRDPPEEEIPFCTLKSFPSVIEHTIQWARDKFENLFAHKPSMYNSFWQTHSSAEVVLQRMQGGESLEGSFQVIKLLSRWPSQWRQCITVARLKFEKYFTRKARQLLHSFPLDTRLKDGSLFWQSPKRPPAPIEFDLKDTLHFTFIVSMARLLAGIYNIPYSENDVSEEAVNRILSDVKIPEYRPSQKCIETDETAKKPDFMKMPLSSEEEREAIIQLEQAIATDVTLERLRMRPVLFEKDDDSNGHMDFVASASSLRANMYSIEPADRLKTKRIAGKIIPAIATATAAVAGQVALEMIKVVGGYEFESFKNCFFNLAIPVMVLTEPAPVKQTLIRDNIYFSIWDCWTIVGHEDFTLSDFMNAVREKYGIEPTMVVHGVKMLYVPVMPGHSKRLKLTMQKLIKPSVDRRYVDLTVSFAPEADGDEDLPGPPVRYYFSHNGETP; from the exons CCAGAGTGTTGTCTTCAGAGAGGTCAATGGCATGAAGGAACTCAATGGCACTGCACGTCAAGTTTCAG TCCTCTCTCCTTACAGTTTTGCAATAGGAGACACATCTCAGCTACAAATATATGAACACGGAGGTTTCTTTGTCCTGTTGAAATCCCCTAAGACATACAGATTT GAAACATTAGAGAGACACCTGTGTGATCCTCAGGTTCTGACTCCAGACTTCAGTAAACCAGAG GCCCCGCTACAGATCCATGCAGCCATGTTGGCCCTGGACACCTTTCAGGAGCAGCACAGTAGACTTCCCAATACTgg GTGTGTACAGGATGCTGAAGTCTTACTGAAGCTAACCGACGAGGTCAATGCAACACTCAGGGACAAA GCCCCTGTGAATACAGAGTTGGTGTGCTGCCTGTCGAGGACAGCGAGGGGGACTCTCCCTCCATTAGCAGCAGCTGTAGGAGGCCTAGCCAGTCAGGAAGTGCTCAAGGCCATCACTGGGAAGTTTGCACCCCTGCAGCAGTTG TTTTATCTCGATGCCATTGAGGTTGTTCGGCCACTTCAGTCTCTGCCTGCTGAGGAGTTTTTCCCCAGAGGAGATCGATATGATGGATTACGAGCTTGCATTGGTGAATCGATGTGTGAGGAACTACACAAGCTCAGGGTATTCATG GTGGGCTGTGGTGCCATAGGCTGTGAAATGCTGAAAAACTTTGCCCTGCTTGGAGTGGGACTGGCCAAGAGCTCAGGAGAG GTGTGCATCACAGATCCTGACCTTATAGAAAAGTCCAACCTGAATCGGCAGTTTCTCTTCCGACCACATCATATACAG AAACCGAAGAGTACCACTGCAGCAGAAGCCACTCTGGAGATTAACCCTGACTTGCAGGTGGATGCTCACCTCAATAAGGTGTGTCCAGCTACTGAGGGTATCTACAGTGACACCTTCTACTCCCGCCTGAACCTTGTGGTCACTGCACTGGACAACGTGGAAGCTCGGAGATATGTGGACTG cCGCTGTGTATCAAATCAGAGACCTCTCCTGGACTCTGGCACCATGGGAACTAAAGGACACACAGAAATCATTGTGCCAAATTTGACAGAGTCCTACAATAGCCAT AGAGACCCCCCAGAAGAGGAAATCCCATTCTGCACTCTTAAGTCTTTCCCTTCTGTCATAGAGCACACCATCCAGTGGGCCAGGGACAAG TTTGAGAATTTGTTCGCCCACAAGCCCTCTATGTACAACTCCTTCTGGCAGACCCACTCCTCAGCTGAAGTTGTGCTACAG AGGATGCAGGGGGGGGAAAGTCTGGAGGGGTCATTCCAGGTCATAAAGCTGCTAAGCAGGTGGCCTAGCCAGTGGAGACAGTGCATCACTGTAGCTCGTCTGAAATTTGAAAAGTATTTTACAAGAAAG GCCCGACAACTGTTGCACTCTTTCCCCCTTGACACAAGGTTAAAAGATGGAA GTTTGTTTTGGCAGTCACCAAAAAGACCTCCAGCACCTATTGAATTTGACCTGAAAGACACTTT GCACTTCACTTTCATTGTCAGCATGGCCCGGCTCTTGGCAGGGATTTATAACATCCCTTACTCAGAGAAC GACGTCTCTGAAGAGGCGGTGAACCGGATTCTTTCTGATGTCAAGATTCCCGAGTACAGGCCCTCACAGAAA TGTATAGAAACAGATGAGACGGCAAAGAAGCCTGACTTTATGAAGATGCCTCTAAGcagtgaagaggagagagaggccaTCATACAGCTGGAGCAGGCTATCGCTACTGACGTCACACTAG AGAGGCTACGGATGAGACCAGTGCTGTTTGAAAAGGACGATGACAGTAATGGCCACATGGACTTTGTTGCATCAGCATCTTCTCTCAGAGCCAATATGTACTCCATTGAGCCAGCTGACAGACTCAAGACCAAACGCATCGCTGGCAAGATCATCCCTGCTATTGCCACGGCAACAGCTGCTGTAGCTGGACAG GTGGCCCTGGAGATGATTAAAGTGGTTGGAGGCTATGAGTTTGAGTCTTTCAAAAACTGCTTCTTTAACTTGGCCATTCCTGTAATGGTGCTCACTGAGCCTGCCCCAGTTAAACAGACACTTATCAG GGACAACATCTACTTTTCCATCTGGGACTGTTGGACTATCGTTGGCCATGAGGACTTCACTCTGTCTGACTTCATGAATGCAGTGAGG GAGAAGTATGGAATTGAACCCACTATGGTCGTCCATGGTGTGAAGATGCTCTATGTGCCTGTGATGCCTGGACACTCGAAGAGACTCAAACTCAC GATGCAGAAGCTGATCAAGCCATCAGTGGACCGCCGCTACGTTGACCTCACCGTGTCGTTCGCTCCGGAGGCAGACGGAGATGAGGACCTCCCTGGCCCACCTGTCAGGTACTACTTCAGCCACAACGGAGAGACGCCCTGA